The DNA sequence TGATGGGCCACCCGATACATACCTAGTTGGTCGAAAGCAGTCTACAGTTTGGCAATGCCGAGAGTCTTGTATCCCGCTAGTTGCTCTAGAAGGTTTAAGCCCTGTATTCCCTTCGCGTACTTCCTCCATCGGAAAGCTGCCTAAGTAGCAGGATGTGAAGCAGCGATCCCGCGCGCAGCAGAAGAGCCACTGTGCCAACGCCATGTGTAGTGAGCAATTCCCATTTCTTTGCAAAGTACGAAACAACCAGAACACAAATATCCTTTTCAAGCGGCTTTTGCACACCAGAACTCCTAACGCCTTCGTACGATTTCTGCGTTCTTTTGTACCGGTTTGCCTGGAGTGTTCCCAAAATGTGTGTCAGCTATTTTCGTAAACTCTCCCAATGTCGGGTAACgagaatcgaaaaaaaaaaacctgcttgATTTTTGGTTAATCCCGATCACATAGAAGCCGtcagctttactttttttttgttaccatgTCGGGGGTCACTCACTTCTGGTCTGCCAGCGGAAGCAGCTGACGCACCAGCTCCCAGGTGACGTAGCCGGTTGCGTCGAAGGGTGGCAGGTCGTACAGAAGAAAGTCTTGATAGCCGAGCACGGCCGGGTGGCCCACGGCCACCTCGCTGAAGTTGTTGATTGCTAGCGACGGCGGCCACAGTGAGGCGCTGCCGCTCGGCAGCAGAGGAACGATGGCGTGATACTGGCTGGGGTCATCGTCCGGGATGAGCGCGGTCATCTCAAGCACGATTTCTTCCGTGCCCGCGATGCGGCGCGCGATTCGGTCTACCGTGCGAGCTTGGCGCGCAGTCTCGTTGGTGTCGGCGCTAATGTTAGCCTGTAGTAACGACAGACAGGTGCGGCTGAATGCGCAAGGCCTTGTCACGTCTTCTGTATCCGCGTTGGCGACATTGACGGTTTGGGCTGGCTAGACAAAATCACTTTCTGTTCCTTGAGTGGAAGGTATTTATCGACTAGTTGGCCCATACCAAAAGAATGAAactaacgttaagggataataagACGGTGGTGCGGGTTTGAGAGCGTATTGGTGCAGCTGCTGTACTAATTGAGCTTACAAGAACGAGAGTGTAGTTTGGCGGATCTTTTATATTAGAGTGCAGCTGTGTAACTGGTGGTCTGTCAGGCAAACAAAACGGATGTCAAGCGAAGGACAAATGCTTTTGACGACGGCAGATGATTTGATGGTGTGATAAGgagaggaaatttgcaggtgtaTGGGGGAGTCACTAAACTTACGAGAGGCATTAACTAGAGATAGCTGTGGGAGGCCTTGGTCGTACAGTGGCCATAAAATGGCTGACTATATAAAATAGGCTGAAGCAAATGATAGTTGTCGTAGGGCGGATGAATATAGCtgatgaacgaacgaacgaataaATGACTacgctttaaaaaaaagcaagcaacaaGCAAGTGCATGTTGAAGTCAGATCCACAACGCGCCCTCAGGGAAATACAACGCAGCATTAAAAGCTACGCGGCGTCATCTGCGAGTTCAGTAGCACTGCGGCAGCGGTGGGGCAAAACCTGTATGCAACAAATGGTGGTCGAACATATGGAAACGAGACTTGCATCCTTCCAGCCATCATTTGAGCCGAACATGACGCGAACGAGGTACTGATTGCACAATTGGTAATGGTGTCTTGTAAAAAAAGCCCCCAAATTTTGTGGTTGAAAAACACGGGAAAGATTGGGAGAGCATGTATTTGCCTAAAATTCGACCTTCTGGCGTTCTACCTACGGCACCGCTTTTTTTGTAAATTGAACCACTATCAATAAAATATTGCTTTATAAAGAAACAATTCACAATGACCATGCCTGCGTGCTGAAACTTTTTGCCTTCATGCGTCTAAAACAGGCAcctacccaagggggggcccgggggggcccggccccccccccctaaatcaagtggcataccccccccccttccccactcacgccaccactcctcacacattcctaaagcgccaccagatcaatgttgagacttgacagcagTTCATCGGTCAGAATtacgctgcctttttcactccttttagacggcggtagttatcggcacctcttgtaacgtgaaggacaggtttctcatagattccacacccacgcgattaactggagatgcgttcagttgtcatcatctattcaaccgtcacgcgcatagctgttgcttttgttagttcaaccttctttgtttaggctgatcctgggtcCAGGAGAGatatgcggctgttactcagctagtctgtactctcatggaacgatttgaggccggagaaaacgccaattgcgtttaacgtttcccttttcttcattattttcttgatttacggctcgccgcgacgctggcagatgcctggAACCATAttcacgtgatatgggttagataaggtgggaaattagataatgtgaaagagcgtccatcatgaaaccctgcaataacccttaaacccataagcaagatgactgtcgcccgttacctcgtctgtttttcatTAActatatagcacttttcgtgcaaaattggcaactggaaacaaaaatcgcaaggagttgagaaattcagcgatatactaagggagagagccaaggcaacaaccaaactgcaagcaaaagcgaataataaaatagttaagcgttgtttatgagactacttatggatcaaaatctttttattgaaaaaggaagtagagaaaacaccgccggaagtggagaacaattacttgttttgaatgacgcttctacagttatcggtcgaaccgcctcacgtagccacttctctgctgtgcttatgtgggtgtttttctaacctttcgcggtgagcgcagtacgtctagaattgcagagtcctgcgctctacgcggttgtatgggactggcggccgcacagcgttacgcaattcgcggaactgtcaaaactgatcaacaaggcgaaaataactaaTATTCGAAAcgataacatgagaaacactgaagaagccgtaaaaaatgaacgcagcctgaaatcagtaaaaaagaaacctggcataggacaaaccatggtgtatgcactaaaaggtaaaaaggggaatatcatcagcaatattgaagatatagtaaaagcagaggAAATCCTAAGCTTActtgtatacagtaccaagaggagtcacgatacctcacttagaaacagtaatgaacaggatacagaaactcctatttgacagaaaccacatttgaaaccaacagaaactcagaaacccacatttgacagcttctccagagtataaacacctggcatttccctggcatagcgaatcttgttacacaaagatgcttgaggtctgcctgaCCAAATTACGCTGctgcattccctccctaaatttatATTTATGCAGGTCGgctttggttccctctcccctttgttctttttgtgaggaggaggaggagacgatacagcactttcttttatcttgccgccgctttgctgcgttacgaaaaagattgttggagatagcatttcgaagaattggcctggacttgacagaacctgcaattctttcgttcggggcgtccactttgggattcagccacagggatgcatgcttcgctgtccaaacattccttacagaatctaaacgaatgccctgctaaattctatttttctattacttttaaattaattattcctcattcaccagcaccttcctgattttattttagccggtaattcaaccctattcaatgctattcgcttagatattaggaaatttatgctctatattattttggaataatccacccatttcttggccaatcccccatggtgggtaggagccacacgtgccacaggctacaacaacaacaacaacaacaacaacaaaggaacaagatatcaggatcgccagtcggccactagagactgttaAGGAGCACGTTttcctaggtcaattaatcacaggcaaccctgatcatgagaaggaaattcacagaagaataaaaataggttggatcgcatacggcagacattgccagctcctgactggaagcttaccattattattgaaaagtaaggtgtgcaaacagtgcattttgccattgctgacatatggggcagagacttgagagcaagttaaggacagctcaaagagcgatcgaacgaagattgctaggcataacgttaagagagagaaagagcggtttggatccgtgagcgaacgggtatagatgatattctaatcgacatcaacaggaatgtagctgggcaggtaatgtaatgcgccggttagataaccgttggaccattagagggttacagaatggctaccaagagaaggaaaaggcaatcgaggacgacaaaagactagacggagcgataaaattaagaaattcgcgggtgctagttggaatcggttggcgcaggaaaggggtaattggagatcgcattgcagggagaggccttcgtcctgcagaggacataaaacaggctgatgatgatgataatgatgatgatgataatggaggtggtgggcccctcccgaaaaaaaaatcctgggtacgtgcctggtctaGAATAATGATTTTCTTTCAAATTTAGAAAGATCATCCTTAACCCTCTGACAACAGAGACTTGGCTTAGAATATTTTTATTACTTCATTTCTCCTTTATATTGCTCAAATACACACCATCTGAAATAATGAAGAGTGTCTAAAAACTAAGTGAGATACAGTAGGTCAAAAATACTGTTGACCAGCTGGTTGGAAGTCAATATGGTCACAAACTGGTGTTTGATACCTGCTTTGGCTAGGTCAATTCATGTTCTTTAGTTGTACCTCTGCGGGCATAAAAAAATAGCAGCTTgcttaaacaaaacaaaaaatcgcACTGGCGAGAATATGACCCCCACGTGCGTTAAAAAGTGGATGATCTGCTGGTGCTCACGACTGACATTTTTGTGAATGCCACTGTTgagcagacacacacacaggtgtaaattGAGAGGCACACACTAATATATTAGGTTTCTTGTTTCTGCAGATGTTTTCGTTAGGTTAAGAAAATTGTTGAGCTGCCAGTTAAATGGTTAAGAGGCAGCGCCACAAGAACGTCTCAATCGAGAAGGTTGAAGaatagacaaatccatgtattaATCATCATCCACTATTGTAGCTGAGTGGTGGCAGCACCAGAGTGCCTTCTCCTAATTTTTTTGTTTACCTTTATGCGGTCCCGTGCTCCGCTGTTTAGCTGATATTACGTGGTCGGAGTCTTCATCCCCAAGCTAGCCGGAAGCGAGTGACAACAACCGGCACCACTGCGTTACCCTGCACTCACCTGCACCAGAATTACGTTGAGGTATCTCTTTATGAACTTCAGGTATGCCTGGTCCCTGCGCATGTGACTCCTCTCGCGGCGCCACGGTTCAAGGTCACTGCGACGGCCCATGGATAGCAGCGGTTGGCCATCTTGTCCCCGCCATGTCGGATGACGACGCAAGTCGAACAGCGTCTGCATGAAGCCAAAGAAGAAGTGCGTTGCCAGAGGTGTCGTCACAATAAGCCTAAAAGTTCGGCGATAGATGGTAAATGTCCGTAAGCAAAATGAACGCGCCAAAATATGTGGGCCGGGTTCCTCTGGGTGTTCGtggtttttgttttttattatgGCGTATGTTCATATTTATCAGCACTGAAAGATCCTTCTCTGCGTCTTGGTTTTGTGGATATCGTTTTATGGTTTTATGGCACATGGATAATCGTCAATACAACATTGTCACTGTGTGCCTGCGCCTGCACTTGCTTTGTTGGCATCGCAGGATGAATAATGAATCGTAAAGCTCAAGAGCACCCTACTCGGAGGACAGGCTTGATGGCCCGGTTTAGCTTATCTTCGATGATGGCTCGTTTATAGATTGGTATTATTGAACTCTGGTTGCGAGAAACGCCGTGGGGCGGGGTTCCAGATTTACTTCGACGACTTGGGCGTTCTATATCGTGCGCCTAAGTCTAAGCACGCTATAGTATTTTTGCATTGAGTCCGAATAATTAAATGCTGCCGCCTCGACCGGGAACGGGACCCGCGTCCTTGTGCTCTAAAGGGGCTGACTGATAATGTTTTACTTCCTGAAGCGCACAGCGGCCCTGATGTATTCCATAGCAGAGGGCTTCAGAATAACTCCGTACGCACCTATACTGTAACGGGCACTAAAATCTTGGCACACCACCGTCCCTGTACACCTTGTGCTCGACGATATCGTCGTGAGCTACAACTACAGCTGCTGAGTTGTAAATTCAGGGTGCCGCGACGACTACTGCAGAGGTAAATGACATAGGAGGACACTCGAACCTCTCAAGGTCTTGTTAGACAATTGCGTAGACTGGTTATACAGGACAGGCTTCAGAAACGAAGCTTTCGCTGCCTTGAATGCGAGCGAATACGCTTGCTCGTAAAGGTGAACATGGGTGGCGTCGTTATTCGATGATGAGAGAGCAGTGGTGCCTAACATTGTCGTTTACATGTGCAAAAGCACTTGGAGAAATATCCTGTGCACGGTGAATTTGGCTCGGTGGGTATGCATGCGGTGCGCGGCATACTGGTTTGTGTCGGACATGTCTGCGGTATTGCAGCAGCTCAAGTTTACGTTGAGCGAGGTATTGCGGTGTAAACATGTCAGGTATTGCCGCGTGCGTTATGCTTCCAAATGGTAACTGAACAAGAACAGCCTCTTTCGAAAGTAGCAATGAAAGCTTCACATCAGCCGATTCTCACAGAGCCTGGGGACCGCGTACTTTCTTAccattttaagaaaaaaaaaatccgtccTATTTAAAGGGCTTCGAAATTTGACGGTCCAGGTCATGATGATGCGCTGCACTTTACGGTAGTCCAATATTATGAGAGATGAGAATTTAATTATCCTTTCCCGCTTACAGTTTTACACATATCCGAGCTGCACGTCTTAGTTGCTGCAAGTGCGTGAAAAACGCCTTGTTTGCAGCGCCAGGAAGTAGCGATGAGAAACAGTGTTATGTGACTTACACAGAGAACTTACGACGTATCTGCATTCGTTTCTCTGTGCAAGTGACAAAGGTTCCTGTGGACTCGCCTTGAGGTCATAATATAGGTCGAGCTTGATGGCAAGCTCGACCGGGTTCTCGACGTGGTCATCGAAAGTGCCGAGGCCTAGGTCTTGTAGGAAGGTGACCAGGGCATCGGCGCGGTGCTCCATCGAAGCCGCCAGACACCGGCTGTACAGCACGGCAGCCTTGGCCGAGCTCGACGTCATCTGGCCATGCCCCAGTGGACCCTGCTGGTTACTGCTGGTAAGGGGCTGCTGGCTTGGTGGCACGCTCAGGCTACGTCACATGTAGGTAAGAATAACCCCAATTGGATGCATAAAATTCATGTCGACTGCAACTAGCGTAACGTTCCGAATCATAGCCTTAAATGCACACTGTCCAGAAACATTAAACGTACATATCCATGAATTTTTGACATTGCCTTTCCGGCCATCTATCGAAGTTCACCACTGTGCATAGCGTGAATGAACAAATTTATTTcagatgatctttttttttcaccgttcTTCAAAGAATTATTATATTTCAGAAGGCTGTTTGAATTTCAGAAACTTTAGGGCAGCAATATCCTATCGAAATGGGGCTGTCGcgtccgggatttgatcccgcgacctacccgacgtggtggcgcagtggctatggcgttgcactacTAAGACCGAAGGCGCAGcgtcgaatcccggccgcggctgctgcatttcgatgaggatgaaatgaaaagaaaaaaacgctggTGTCCCGTGCAtctggtgcacgttaaagaacctcaatgGGTGgaacttaatccggagtccctcattacggcgtgcctcataaccaaatcgtggtttaacacgtaaaaccccagaatatatatattgtattccgctacctcgtgctttgcagcgtCACACCACGGCCGGTGAGCCACAACGCCTGGTTTTCGGAACAAATGAAAGTGAGTGACCGAGCAAGTAAGTAAACGTGAAAGGGCCAGAGGGAATGTGAGTGCTTCCACTAGTGATCTAGGTTATCTTTTCTCTCACCGCTCGCCAGCAATAGCGTGGGCCATGGTGTTCGCGCGCTGAGCGATGCGCCTGAGCCCAGAGCGCGCGTGCCACGTCACCAGCGCCATCTGCTTGTCGTGCGCGCTGGTGAATGAGGGCCCCTGCAACCATCCCGAGCACACGTACGCGTACAGGTTGTCGCACGGGCTGCCGCGGCGCCCCAGCGTTTCCTGCAAGGTGATGTGCTGATATGAACAAGGGCCTCCGGGATCGGAGACGCGTATAGCGCGCCATCTCGAAGGTCATCAAAATGGCATTCACGTGGCCACGTTTGATTACACGCGTTGTGGCGACAACGCTTCTGATAACGCAAGAAATCGGCGACCACGATGACTCGGTAGCTACGGCGCACTACTCCTGACCACTATAGGTCTCGGGTTCGGCACCCGAGTGGTATAACGCAATATGGACACAGATAATGCGCTGTCTAACGCTGGCTATGCTAATAACATTGTTTATTAAAGCgaatttacaaaaaaaatattcatgTATGGGACTGCAGTAATACCTTACACTCCCCTCAAGGCCTAGTGACCATTAAATCTATTACAGGAGGACAAAGCAGTACAACATTTAAAAAATTGCATGCACATAGCTTGCAAAAGGGTCTAGGCCAGCTATCATTGTAGCAAACTCGTAGAACACAGAACACATCACGTTGAGGTTGCGGATTTGGCTTCCACTggtcatattgttacgtgtagctgatgtacaagtctatgtagaatatatttacacgtagaccaacGGTGGCAAAGATGGCGACACTATATCAAGCTggcacacgtcgtcttcttcctgctcagtgcagccacactgtggcggctgttccctATCAATATCTCTCATTTTCACTTGCTTACCCTGTCTTCCGGACGCAATTAAAATAAAGATGAAAATTTGCCTAGAAAACATCTAATGGTAACGATAAAATGGCTGACAGTAAAGGTTCCTTAAAAATCAAGAATAGTGCTTCTGTCCTCGATCATTTCTCTGGTTTCAATGTGGGTTCTATGGCGCTTGTGATTTCAGGAGTTGTACTGTCACACAGCTCTTAGCTATGAGCAAGGATGCTTAACCCGAATTCGCTCTCAAATCTAGTTTGAATCGTTTGATTGGCAGCGAGGCTAACACAAAGAAATCCAATCATGAGCACGATACTCCGATTCCCGGCAAATGAACGAAGCAGTGTTGTACTTGATCACCTGCGTGGACCAAATGTCTTGGTAGAACACTGACTGCTGGAAATCACgcatcgaaagaaaaaaaagaaagcctcttTACCAGCGCAATCACAGCATAAAGCCGTTATTACAACTCAGTTTGGCAAAGGTGTTCATCAGCAACATATGCAAGGTGTAGCTCAACCAGGGGCACACAAGACTAGAGCAGTGTCCCCTGTCCACTTTAGGCGTGTGCGTATCGGTAGAGCTTCCCTGCGCGTAGTAGGGTCATGCCTTCAGCACAAGCCAAGCTTTACCCTGGAACCGAAGCTTCGAGAAGAAACTTGTTTTTGCGGTCTTATACGTGTAACGAAGTGAAGTCTGCACGTTTATACTTGGCTCCAACCTTACACGGCATTTGTTCACCCCACATTGGTCAGTCCAGCACATTGCCCATGAGCCGTTCGCTGTTCACGATAGTCAATGGGCGAGAGACCCAGAGCAATTGCTGTTTCTGGTGTACTGATATGGGTTACGCTTTCGATGACGGGAACAACAGCAAGGCTTGTTCTTCGGACCTTCTCCGAATATACTGCCTGTATTTTTCgttttgaaacaaataaaactgTCAGAAATTCTTGATGCGTAGCTATAAGCATGGATAAGATGACTCGGCAAGTCAGGCCTACGATTCGATAAAAGGGCCTATTTTTTATCAAAGGCACCTTTGGCGAAGATAGGCCCACTTATCGAAACGTAGGCCAGCCCTTCTGAGGCACCTTAGCcctgtttgtaacttttataccacagtgCCTACTCCATGTGTCGGCCCCCGTCTTGATTTTTGATCTGCAGCTAGCGAATTCTGCACAGACCTTTCAGAACTGTAGCAATCTTTGTTACAACAACCGTGATACAGCGCCCGTGTGCACTCGCCTTCAGCAGCGTTGCGGCCAGGCGGCAGGAGGTAGTGTTGCACAGGTGCGCGGCCCGGCGCGGGAAGCGCCCGGCCGCGCTGGCGCCCCCTCGTAGCCGCAGCGGGAACCCGTGCTGGCTGCGGGTCAGCACCAGCAGCACGGTGGTCATGACGACCACCAGCGCGAGCAGGACGAGTCCGACTCGCATGAATAGCGCCTGCTGCGCGGGACTCAGCCGGGGCTCCGTCAGCCGGAAGTCCATGGCTGCGAATAGAGGCGAGCATATTACCGTATATACAAGCTCACTTGATGCGACTGAGGCAGCCGCTACTACGCCGTAGGATGTAAGGTGGAAACAGGAAAACGAAACGCTTCGGACTTTCACGGTGACGGTTTcttacattatcatcatcatctgcctggctatgtccactgcagggcaaaggcgtctcccatacttttccagctaccccggtcatgtctTAATTGTGGACATGTTGACCCTGCAAACTTcctgatctcatccgcccacctaactttctgccccacccctgctacgcttcccttctcttggaattcagtccgtaacccttaatgaccatcggttatcttccgttctc is a window from the Dermacentor albipictus isolate Rhodes 1998 colony chromosome 6, USDA_Dalb.pri_finalv2, whole genome shotgun sequence genome containing:
- the LOC135908293 gene encoding uncharacterized protein isoform X1, whose translation is MSIQLTKAMDFRLTEPRLSPAQQALFMRVGLVLLALVVVMTTVLLVLTRSQHGFPLRLRGGASAAGRFPRRAAHLCNTTSCRLAATLLKETLGRRGSPCDNLYAYVCSGWLQGPSFTSAHDKQMALVTWHARSGLRRIAQRANTMAHAIAGERLSVPPSQQPLTSSNQQGPLGHGQMTSSSAKAAVLYSRCLAASMEHRADALVTFLQDLGLGTFDDHVENPVELAIKLDLYYDLKTLFDLRRHPTWRGQDGQPLLSMGRRSDLEPWRRERSHMRRDQAYLKFIKRYLNVILVQANISADTNETARQARTVDRIARRIAGTEEIVLEMTALIPDDDPSQYHAIVPLLPSGSASLWPPSLAINNFSEVAVGHPAVLGYQDFLLYDLPPFDATGYVTWELVRQLLPLADQKFSHTTSEATCFEAVYRIMPYPSVMPGMEALDSYKGWKEAELTFRDVAEALVSFMKKQGVAVQAQAATFTMPLPTMRDLDAFYGDLRVNEDYGQRSFMDDYLAALSQIRSKELLSVVYGDSGSFYPSPPPRNPEVEVTAAGKARVPLTWLLPPRFGADAPQSLNYGGFAIELVAALLRGAPLDHSWLECLQTLDPRVAIAREDVDNSDWARLALATEVVAAFVDRHLEVGQPLVLPGLEFISEDMLFFVSACAGMCAKGDSSAPYRCNLIAKSSPNFARAFGCGRRSRMSSPKLCLYSNRTRKGE
- the LOC135908293 gene encoding uncharacterized protein isoform X2, encoding MDFRLTEPRLSPAQQALFMRVGLVLLALVVVMTTVLLVLTRSQHGFPLRLRGGASAAGRFPRRAAHLCNTTSCRLAATLLKETLGRRGSPCDNLYAYVCSGWLQGPSFTSAHDKQMALVTWHARSGLRRIAQRANTMAHAIAGERLSVPPSQQPLTSSNQQGPLGHGQMTSSSAKAAVLYSRCLAASMEHRADALVTFLQDLGLGTFDDHVENPVELAIKLDLYYDLKTLFDLRRHPTWRGQDGQPLLSMGRRSDLEPWRRERSHMRRDQAYLKFIKRYLNVILVQANISADTNETARQARTVDRIARRIAGTEEIVLEMTALIPDDDPSQYHAIVPLLPSGSASLWPPSLAINNFSEVAVGHPAVLGYQDFLLYDLPPFDATGYVTWELVRQLLPLADQKFSHTTSEATCFEAVYRIMPYPSVMPGMEALDSYKGWKEAELTFRDVAEALVSFMKKQGVAVQAQAATFTMPLPTMRDLDAFYGDLRVNEDYGQRSFMDDYLAALSQIRSKELLSVVYGDSGSFYPSPPPRNPEVEVTAAGKARVPLTWLLPPRFGADAPQSLNYGGFAIELVAALLRGAPLDHSWLECLQTLDPRVAIAREDVDNSDWARLALATEVVAAFVDRHLEVGQPLVLPGLEFISEDMLFFVSACAGMCAKGDSSAPYRCNLIAKSSPNFARAFGCGRRSRMSSPKLCLYSNRTRKGE